The sequence CTGAGCTTTGGAGGTTCAAAATCTTAAATTAATTGATGAATTATACAATTTGACTTGTATATCACGTACAATTTACGTTTAGTATGTGAGTTCTGCAAACATTAGAATTTACGTTTAGTATGTGAGTTCTGGTTTAGTATGTGAGTTTTGCAAACATTAATGATTGTAGACTATTTTTATGCATAAACTTGAAGGACACTTAAAAAGATGTTAGAAAGTCAATTTTGAACCTTGAAGTGATAATTAGTGCTATTTAATGTGTTAATGTTGGATACCTGAGTAGGCAAAGCGGAATCGAACATCCATTGGCAGGGGATTTGAAAAGCTTGATACTTCTTACAATTGAACTCCCTCGTCCTCTCCATATTACTCACACTCTGCTCCACCCTGCACGTTTTAAAGCAACAAAATTCTCATAAATTCATCATTCAAAAATCAACTACCTACCAAAACAATAAACATTACACAACAAACAATAACGAATTGATTGTACATTCTCGCCTGTCTTGCAATGCTTGAGCTCTCTTCAACACAACATTCATCTCTTCCTTTGGATTGTCTCTAAACATACACACTTTGCTCTCTAAGCTCTTGAGGTCTCGGTAGCTGAATGCTGCCTCTCGTAGCGCATCTGCTTTTGCCTCTGGCCACCGTGGGAAGTGCTTTAGCACTGCTCTCTCGTCCACCAATGATGCCAATTTCACGTCAAGCCACTTCACGAACTTTTCCACATCTGATATGTCTCTTGGTGCTATCATTTCTACTTCTTTGATCAACCAGTTCACAAACTCTCCATGTGTTTCTACCTCAGATTTTATCTGCCACGTGTtccatttttaatattttagacGATCTAGCCTTTTgactttttatcttttaaaacttaaatgaaaataCTTCAATCATGTTTTAGAGTTACTAACCGGTGAAACTCGAGTAGGTGGGGAATTACTAACCAAAGAGGGATGTATCACTAACTTTCATTAACTTGTATGACTTCTTGATAGACTTtttgtgtgatttttttttcttactcaCTTAAACTAATATGTTCATAGATTCAAGTATATGCAAATAAAGCCATAGTTTTTTGCCTCGAGGATTTTAAATCTATTAACATCAACCTAACAaagattttttaactttttaattttatttaattagtttccatggataaatatttacaattcaattttatttgttgaacaaattttcaattatttatagTATAGTCGAACAAATAAGTAATTTAAGATAAAAAAAGTGCGTTACCATATAAAAAACTTTCTAAGTCTTTTAACTCCAATGATCATAGCTCAACCATTGTCATGTAGTATCAATTTGGATATCATAATCATCCCCAAGTATATGGTAAAAAAGAAAccgaaaaaagaagaaaaaaaaactcttaaatTTGAAGTGCACTGACACACACATAAACttgtaaaatatttaaatttgagtTGGACTTCgaatgattatgaaatttcatttctattattcataaaaaataaacgagtaaattaaaagtttagaactctatcaaatataaaattcaatttattttcaaaattttcgaACGTCACCACCCCATAAATATCcgttaattataataaatacaTACCGCCGAGAGATAGGCCGATCGGTTTTCAATTTCGCCGATCATGTTTTTAGTGAACGCCACTACCGGAGCTCCGCCGTGTGCCACTTTATTTTCCTTCTGTGCATCCCTTTTCGTCAGTGTACGATACAAATCCAACACCTCCGGAACACGCCGCACTGCCTTCGATCCTCCGAGCAGCTTCTTCGGAAGTGGCGGCGGAGGCGGCGGTGGTGCCGATGCCGGTACCGCCGTCATTCTCTGACTCTCTTTCACATCATCCCAACTACTCTGTTTCGGGAATTTGGTCACCTCCCGTTTATCACCCGCCACCGTGGCAGGGTTGAGCGGCGGGGAGTCAGCTCCGGCGACGGCCATATCCATGGAGCTATGAAATTTCTTCCAGAGAATGGATTTTCTCTCATTGTTGAGCGCTTTCAATGACTGAATTTGGGATTTCAATCGATTCAATTCCAGTCTGAGTTCTTGATTTTCTCGTTCGAGGAAAATTGATTTTTGTAGAGAAATTTCCAAATCTTTTTTCAAGCAATTGATCTCCATAGCTAATTCTTCATCCTTTTCCTTTGGCATTCtcctttattttttaataaatgggcTAAAGGAGAAGCCAAACTATTATGGTTTGCTTTATTTTTTGCACTCATATAATTTATTTCAATTTCCTCTTCTTGCTTAAAATGTAAGAATGGCATAtatgcaaaaaaagaaaagaaagtgaaCAATATGTTTTCCATACACTAAACTTTAGTTAAATGTTTTACAAAATATCAATATTAGCCAAAAAAATTTCTATGGAAAGCATGCATACAaaatcttctaaaaaaaataaacaagtaAGGTTTTTTTTCCACGTGGGTAGCTATTATAccaattaaaatcaaaatattagcgtataaatcacatttgaaaaatttacaaatataacaaagtataTTAGCGATCGACTTCTATCATCAAGTTGATGGACCATGCAAATCCATTAACAATATCTTTATACTTTTATTACAACGTTAACAAAAGATGTGATCAAATTttcatatcaatattttataaaatatggaAATATCAACAAAAAGGTTGATATTTTAGTGAAAGTaagattatttttattttattttattttcttgcaAACACTATTAAACTTGAGCTAGGTTGATTTTAACCCAaaaatttcaaagttaaaagcTTGTAGTTTAATCTACTCTAAAATTAAGAATGGAGGTAGGGGTAGCTCAAAATTTAATAGGTTATCTcttttaaaagacaaaaaaaaaaatctaatagaTATCCACATTTAAGAGTGTTTTTCTATACATATTTTTTggttaattaatttgtttttaaacttTGGTTTTGTTTATCAAATCTTTATTCAATTACAtgcttttttctttaaaagcttaaacttttttttttagtaacgAGGGGTGGAAagatcaaaatatttaattccTTGATcgaaaagtatatatatatatatatatatatatatatatatatatatatatttcttaaaaaactATGCAACCCAATAAAAATTTCCTAAGAGGCCCAAAGGCCAAGTTATAGAAAAAAATGAGTTGATAAAATTTAGTTTTCTTAAGAAATGTGAACAAAATAAGATATGTTTATTTCAAATGTAAAAATAAATGATCTAGGTTTCACAAATGGGCAGTTGAACTTAAATTtagaaataagagaaaaaaag comes from Cucumis melo cultivar AY chromosome 12, USDA_Cmelo_AY_1.0, whole genome shotgun sequence and encodes:
- the LOC103497059 gene encoding protein CHUP1, chloroplastic isoform X1, with the protein product MPKEKDEELAMEINCLKKDLEISLQKSIFLERENQELRLELNRLKSQIQSLKALNNERKSILWKKFHSSMDMAVAGADSPPLNPATVAGDKREVTKFPKQSSWDDVKESQRMTAVPASAPPPPPPPLPKKLLGGSKAVRRVPEVLDLYRTLTKRDAQKENKVAHGGAPVVAFTKNMIGEIENRSAYLSAIKSEVETHGEFVNWLIKEVEMIAPRDISDVEKFVKWLDVKLASLVDERAVLKHFPRWPEAKADALREAAFSYRDLKSLESKVCMFRDNPKEEMNVVLKRAQALQDRVEQSVSNMERTREFNCKKYQAFQIPCQWMFDSALPTQIKSSTLRLAKEYMIRITRELRSTETSQAENLFLQGVRFAYRVHQYAGGFDSEAIEAFEGLKKAGLSSQRK
- the LOC103497059 gene encoding protein CHUP1, chloroplastic isoform X2, which codes for MPKEKDEELAMEINCLKKDLEISLQKSIFLERENQELRLELNRLKSQIQSLKALNNERKSILWKKFHSSMDMAVAGADSPPLNPATVAGDKREVTKFPKQSSWDDVKESQRMTAVPASAPPPPPPPLPKKLLGGSKAVRRVPEVLDLYRTLTKRDAQKENKVAHGGAPVVAFTKNMIGEIENRSAYLSAIKSEVETHGEFVNWLIKEVEMIAPRDISDVEKFVKWLDVKLASLVDERAVLKHFPRWPEAKADALREAAFSYRDLKSLESKVCMFRDNPKEEMNVVLKRAQALQDRVEQSVSNMERTREFNCKKYQAFQIPCQWMFDSALPTQIKSSTLRLAKEYMIRITRELRSTETSQAENLFLQGVRFAYRVHQVVSIRRL